The genomic segment GTGGTTAATCCGGGAATTTACAAATTTCCTCAAGAATCCCGTATTTCTGATGCCATTAAATCGGCGGGAGGCGTTTTGGAAGATAAAGTTAACAAAGAGTATCTGTCTAAAAATGTAAATCTAGCCCAAGTATTGCAAGACAGCGCCAAAGTTTACATCCCCTTTGAGGGCGATTTGTCGCAAACATACCACTTCGGAAGTGGTACTTCAGTGTCAGGGGGTGTTAATATAAACACGGCGAGCGAAAGCGAGTTGGATAGTAAGTTAACAGGGATAGGGCCTGTATATGCCAAAAAGATAGTAGATAACCGTCCCTATAGCAAAATAGAGGAGCTTTACGAGAAAAACATTATACCCAAAGCTACTTTTGAGAAGATAAAGGGGGATATAACGGTAAATTAATGTTATGTCGTCATTGCGATCCCGAGCGTAGTCGAGGGAGAAGCAATCTTGTTGGGAATTTAAAA from the Patescibacteria group bacterium genome contains:
- a CDS encoding helix-hairpin-helix domain-containing protein; translated protein: MEMSKIKQLSLSFILGIVVGVLGFLIVTPSKKCDPVVFTKVGGCEDVKGVLSEIVVDVSGAVVNPGIYKFPQESRISDAIKSAGGVLEDKVNKEYLSKNVNLAQVLQDSAKVYIPFEGDLSQTYHFGSGTSVSGGVNINTASESELDSKLTGIGPVYAKKIVDNRPYSKIEELYEKNIIPKATFEKIKGDITVN